From the Paenibacillus sp. MMS20-IR301 genome, the window CACCCGCAGCTGAATCTGGCTGAATCACTCTACTTCCCGCTGCTGAAGAAGATTTCCTCCTACATCGGGATCAAAATCACAAAGCGAACCTTCACTCAAGGCGCTACCAAATTCATTCCTCTGCTGGGCGGGCTTCTATCCGGAGGAATGACTTACTTATCCATGAAGCCCATGGGGAACCGTCTGCGGGAGACGCTGGCAGAAGCGGTTGACCGTTATACTGAGGCTGAATTCGCACAGGATCTTGAAAAGGTACAGCGTGCGGTAGAGGATGCTGATATTCATGTAGCGGAAGGGGAGTTCTTCGACTTAGGCTTCGATTCGAAGCCCGAGCCGTCTGCACCCAAGGCGGCTGCTCCCGCTCCGGAGAAATTCAGTGCTGCCGACGAGCTGCTGAAGTTCAAACAGCTGCTGGACATGGGCGTTATTACGCAGGAGGAATTCGACCGCAAGAAAGCAGAGCTGCTGAACAGCTGATCTCCTGAATGAACATTGAAGAGCCATGACCTCTGCTTTGGCAGTGGGCATGGCTCTGTTTTTATTTACGCGAGTTTACTAAGTCAGGAATAGTAACATGGATTCAAGTTACAGCATTAATCTGAAATGGATAATCTTTTGCTCGCCGCATGCGACAATTTCAACAGTACCAGGCGCCGCTTTACTTATTTAAAGTGGATACGCGCACAAGCGGACTCGCAGCAACGCATGTTTTTGCCGGATTTCTCAACTCCCTTTATAATCAAACCCATGATTTACTATAGAGACGGAGTGAGTAAACCTGACATGAAAACAAATGAACTGCAACAAGGCATGCAACAAATCCTCAAGGTGCTGCTGGGCACCCTCATCGTAAGTTTGGGTGTACTGATTCTCAAACGCTCGGAGATCACCACCGGAGGTACTGTAGGCTTGTCACTGAGTCTGTCTTACTGGCTGGGCAGTTCCTTCCCCCTTACCTATTGCCTGGTGAATATCCCCTTCTATGTGCTCTCCTTATTCAAAATGGGCTGGAGATTCACCGCCTCCACGTTGTTCGCCGTCAGTTCCCTAAGCCTGATGTCAGCTGCCGCTGCCCGTTTGCCCCAGTTTGTGCTTCCGGGCTGGTTCGGTGCTATAATCGGTGGCTGCATTATGGGCCTTGGCATGTCTTATTTGTTCCTGAACGGTTCATCCCTGGGCGGCAGCAATATTCTCGCCCTTATGTTTCAGAAGAAATTCGGCTGGAATCCGGGGAAAGTAATGTTCGTGCTCGACGGGCTGATCATCGCGGGCTCCTTTTATTCCATCGGGCTGTTCAAAAGCATCTATTCCATAGCTTCGATTGTCATTCTGTCCTACCTGATCAGCCTGTTTAAAAGCCGTTTCGCTGTCCCGGTCAAAGCCCCGGCCCGCACTGCGGTTCTTCCGGCAGCCGAAGGATTTACAACCACGATCCTCTAGCGAAAGCGATGGAGCCATCGTAATCAATGTATACATTTTTCAGCAGCGGGTTATGGGCCACGTCGGCGACGCAATAATACAGCGGCAGAATAATCATTTGATCGATCAGCATTTTTTCTGCTTTGGCATACAGCTGCATCCGCTGTGCAGGGTCTGCTGTCTGCTTGGCCTGCTTGATATAGCCGTCGTACTGTGAATTGCTCCAGCCTGTATCATTATCCGCACTCCAGGAAGTAAAAGGTTCAAGCATAGAGGCAGGATCATTGAAGTCGGCGCTCCAGCCCGCTCTGGCCATCATGAAGTTCTGATTCCTCCGGTTCTCCAGCAGCAGAGTCCAGTTCTGCAGCTCAATCGTTGCTTCAATGCCCAGGTTCCTGTTCCATGCGGTCACCACTCTTTTTGCTATATTCTCATGCCCTTCGCCTTCATTCATAATAATGGAGAAGCTTGGAAGCTTGCTTAACCCTTCTTCACGCAGCCCTTCTGCAAGCAGCTGCTTCGCTGCTGCAATATCCATAGTGAAATACGCCTGATCTGCCACTTCAGAGCGGAAGCTCCCCTTCACCCCATGAATAGCAGGCGGAATCACTCCATAAGCTGGATTGCCGTATAACTGTTCCCGGTCAAGTGCCATCGCGAGTGCCTTGCGGATCTTCAGATTGCTGAAGGGAGCCTGATTAAGATTAAACATATAATAATAGTTGGTGGCGTAGGGCGCTCCATACACAAGCCGTGAGGTACCGTAATTCATTATTGAATAGTCCAGCTGTTCCTCGCCCCCGCCTCCAACCCAATCCACCTCTTTATTCACAAAAGCAGCTGTGGGATTCGCCGTTCCTAATTTGGGCAGCTGCAGATGTACCTCAGATAGTTTAATATCTTTGGCAGCGTAATAATCAGGATTCTTCACCAGTGTGATTGCTTCAGCTGTCCGCTGTTTAAGCTTGAAAGGACCGTTATTCACCATGGAAGTCATACCTGCAGCCCAGTTGCGGTTAGCCTTCACAGCCTTCTGATTTACGGGCAGGTAGATACTCTCGGCCAGCAGCTGGAGGAAATAGGCGGTTTTCTCCTTCAATGTCACCTGAAGTGTAGTGTTATTCAGCGCTTTCACACCGATTTGTGAAGCATCCTTCAGGATACCCTGATGATACTGCTCTGCATTATTGATTGCGTACATATTAAAAGCATAGACATTCCCGGCCTCCGGCGCGAGTGCCCGTTTCCAGGCATATTCGAAGTCAGAAGCCAGCACCTGCTGCTTATTGCTCCATTTGGCATCGCCGCGGAGTGTGAACGTGTACGTTCTGCCGTCACTGGAGACCATCCATGACTTCGCGATCCCCGGGACAGCAAGCCCTGCCTGGTTCAGACGGACCAGCCCTTCGAACATTCCTTTAACTACTGTGGCTGAAGCGTCATCCGCAACAGCCGCCGGATCAAGATTACCGGGCAGTGTTCCGAGACCAATCCGCAGTACCTTATCAGCTTGCGAAGCGGAAGCGGAGCTTGTCCCTCCGGTAAAAGTTAAACTCATGATTAAACCTAAAGCCAGAATCGCGTGCAGCACTCTTTTCATCAACGTTTCCCCTTCGATAAGCAAATATGGAATTACACTTCAGAATAACATGATCGTTAGGGCGGACGTTGTCGTAAAAGATCGAAAACAAATCATTCACAAAAATATCATTCATCTGAACGCAAAAAGAAGGGGCTTCAGGCCCCCTCCCTTATACTGCTGCCTATATTCTACTGAATCAGCAGGCCAAATCCGGTCTGGATATAATAGAGACTTGGATAGGCAATGTTGCTGGTGGTCAGGTTGTTAAATGTAGCTGATCCGTTGCCGGTATACGTGTAGATTGCCGCTCCTTTGTGGGCGCCGGAGAACCGGGAAGAGGTTACTCCATCCAGGCCGGTCCCGTTAATATTGATGTTGTTGAATACAATATTGGAGAAGCCGCCGCCGTATCCGAATTGAATTGCATCCCGCTGTGTGTTGATGATATCGATATTGGTGAATGTCACATTCTTAATCGGATCGCTAGAAGCCTCCAGATCGATGGCCCCGCGTTCCCCGTCATACAGGTCACGGCTGGTGCCGCTGTTAATAATTGTAGTGTCCGAGAATAGGATCCCGGTATTGTTGTTAAAATGGGCTCCCGGGAAGGTCGTATTCAGCCGGATGCCGGAGCCGCCGACCGTGTCGATGATATAGTTGTGATCCGCCTTGTGTCCGCTGCCGCCGAAGAAGGCAATCCCGCCGGCGCGCCAGTTGTTCTCAATTGTGTTGTAGGAGAAGGTATTATTCACTCCGTCCGGTGCACCGAAGGTGTTGCTCGGCCATACAGCCAGGCCATCATCCCCGTTATTGCGGACATTGGTATTACGGATAGTAGAATTGCTCGTTCCCTGGGAGTAGTTAATGCCGTCAGCAAGATTATTGCGGATGCGGCTGTTCTCGACTAGCAGATTATTCGCATAGATTGCCGGAGTATGCGCATAATCACCTACCCACATGCCGCATTCGAAATGCTCTACCCAGACATCATGGATGATGGAGTTGTTGCCGAAGTTATCCATGAAGCCTTTGTAGATTGCATTCTGGTTATAGCGCGACCGCAGGTTCGAATTCATATAGACATTGCTGAAATCGAGCTTGCCCAGAATCCGCAGGGAGATGCCTCCGCCAGCAGCATTCGGGTTGGTGAACTGCAGATTGGTATGCCAGTACCCCGCACCAGTAACCGTGAAGTTGTTAATCATGTTGCTGACAGAGCCAATCACCCACATGCTGCTCAGGTTGAATGTCCCTGCCGGAATATAGAGCGTTTTGCCGCCAGCGACTGCTGCAGTAACTGCACTGTTAAAGGCAGCGAGATCATCCTGGCCGTCTCCGGCCACCGCACCGTAATCCGTTACCGATACCGTATTCGCTGGTCTGCTGATTGCAGCCGGTACCGGCTCGATTTCGAGGAAGTCTACACCATACTCCAGACTGTCACCGTTGTTTTTCTGGATACGGATGGTGTCGCCCGGCTGAAGCGGGGTATCCAGCTTCCAGTGCACTTCATCAAACCGGAACAACGGCCGTCCGGCGCTTGGGGCATCACCCGGCTGGTCGCCGGAGAAATACTGCCAGGCGTAGTACGAAGTGAGCGGAATGGTTTTAGCTTTGCTGCCGTTCACGTATACATCCAGTGCGCCTGTAAGCCCCATGCCGTCCGCTGAGTCGGGCATAGTGAACCTCATGGTTACTCCGGCACCGCCCTGCCCTGCTCTGACCGTCCACTGGGCATAAGCACCATTGGACGGAAGAGCAATATAGCTCTGGCCCGAAGCCTCGGATGCGGTCAGCGCCTGATCGAAATCCGGAGCGGTCCGCAGTGCCGCCGCGCCGCCACGCGTTGCATCCTCTGTGTCATACCGGCTGTATGGTACGCTTGCCCCGCGCAGGGCATAGACAACAAGATTCGCCGTATTCACATTGTTGGCCTGCTTCGTTGCCACTTCATTGGCATCCACAGCAACCGTTGTCGTTACGGTGTAATTGCCGTTTACTGCCGTCCACGATCCCGGAATGGACACATTCACGGAAGCTCCGGCGGCAAGTACACCGCTGTAGGACCCTGTAAAGGTCTGCACTGTAGCCCCTGCTGAATTTTTGAGCACCAGGGTAATTCCATGTGCACCGCCTGCCGAAGCAATCGTGCCCTGATTCTTAAGATTGACGGTGAAGGCTACATTAGTATTGGCAACCGGGTTGCCAGGAGACCAAGTAGCTGTACCTGTCAGATCGGAGCTGGCTACAGGTGCAACTATAAGTGCTGTAGGGCTGGTATAGCTGTTGTTGCTGTCATTCTGCTCGATGATCAGATTGCTCTCATCGACTGTGGCACTCAGCGGATAGGTTGCGGCTGTTCTGGTACCGGCACTCACTGAGACTGTTGCCGAAGCACCTGCTGCAAGTGCGGCTACCGGAGCCGAGCCGGCCAGTTCATTGTTTAGATAGAAATTGACTGTAGTTGCCGCAGCTGCTGCGCTGCCGTTATTTTTAACAGTTGCATTCAATGTAAGCGCACTTGTCTCCACCGGTGAAGCCGGTGTCCAGGACAGGCCGGTGATGATTAAATCAGGGTTCGGTGCGGGCGTACCGTATACCTGGAATTCCGCAATTTGTCCGGCTGGCGCACCTGTATTCGAAGTAATGTTAAGCTGCAGCCTTTTGACTGTTGCCGTAACAGGAATAGTTACCGTATTACCGGTGGCCGGATTGAAGGTATACGCCTGGGCTGAGACCAGATTACTGAAGGCGGTTGTACTCTGGTTATGACCGAGCACCTGAATATTCTGAGTACGGGTTCCCCATTCCGTAGCCGGGTTCAGCTTCAGTACAACCGATGTAATATTATGATTCGCCCCCAGATCGAGCGTCAGTGTACTTGGATTGCTGCTGCCCTCCCAATAGGTAGCCGTGTTGTTGTCATTGGCATTACCGGCTATGAAGTTCTGTGTACTGGAGGATGCACTGATGGCCTTACCGGCAGCAACATTCCCTCCCGGTGATACCGTTGCCGTCGGTACTGGTGTCGGACTTGGTGTTACTGTTGGCGTAGGAACCGGTGTCGGGCTCGGCGTTACCACCGGTGTCGGGGTGGAGACCGGTGTCGGGCTTGGTGTCACTGCCGGGGTCGCAGAGGGTGAAGGTGTTGGCGTAGCGTTAACACCTTCAGCTGCAATGATCAGATCCAGATTCACATTCCCGGTATCCCCGGAGTCATATTTGTAGGCAATGGTGTTGCTGCCTGCATTCAGAACAAGGCTCTCCGTCTTGGTACTCCAGGTATCCCAGTTCGCCAGATTAGGCAGAACCGTTTGACGGATCTTAGTTCCATTGACGTAGATGCTGAGCGTCTTGTCACTTCCGCTTGCATTCGCATATTTCAGGGTGACGTTCCGTGTACCTGCTGCCGTCACATTCACAGTGAAGGTGGTAGCAGGTCCCTGGTTCAGGTATCCGTCTACAAAGCCTGCACCGGAATAGCCGGTATGGTCGGTATTCACCTTGGCTCCGCCTGACAGCGCTGCGGCTTCCGCCTCATAGGTACCGGCAGGAACAGGAGTTGCTGTCGGAGCAGGCGTAGCACTGGCTGAGCCGTAGATTTCAAGCTCGGCCAGCTGGGCGGCCGGCCAGCCGGTGTTCGCAGTGAAGCTTAGGCGGACATAACGGGTACTGACTGCTGCGAAGTTAACTGTTACGCTGTTCCCGTTAACCGGCGGATTAAATACGTAGTTAGCTGAAGCAACAATATCTGTAAAAGTTGTCCCGTTCGTACTGCCTTGAACAGCCAGTGTCTGTGTACGTGTCTCCCAGCCAGATGGAAGCTTTAGCACAAGCTGGTCAATCGCAGTGAGCGAACCTAAGTCGACCTGAATCCATTGCGGCCAAGCATTGTTCGTGCTCTCCCAATAAGTGTCCTGGTTGCCATCCTTTACATTGTCCGGTGAATAGGTTTGCGATTGACCGCTGGAAGTGATCGTTTTGCCTGGTGTCAGATTCTGCCCGCCCGCTGCAAACGTAAAGTTCAGCGGTCCGGCAGCAAGGAATAAAGTTGAGAACAGCAGCGTAACCACAAGTGACCAAATGACATACTTGTTGCGCATTAGACTCCTCCTTAATCTATTGTAAGACGTTGAAGCGGATGTCCTGTCTCCGGCAAGCCTCCTTTCGCTGCAATACACCATCATTATAAATTTAGTGCAGCACTCTCCATAATAGCTATTTCTACGGAAAAGATAGGCATTTCAATGATCGTACATATTTGAAGTAAATTCATCCTAAGCAAATGCCGGAATCCCCTATTGGCATACCAAAAAGACACTTCCCCCAGGGAAGTGCCTTCAATCTGTTCTATTCTATTACCGCCCGTATTTACTGTATCGGAGTAAGCTGATTGCCATATTTGCTGCCTGATCTGGACAAATCGCTTCCGTCATTTCCCCAGTTCCATACGGAACCATCCGTTTGAATACCTGTGGTATATGTGGACGAGGTGAAGATATCCTTCCAGCTGCCCGTTCCGCTGACACGGGTTGGCACGGATTGCACTTTGGCCGAACCATTCCCCAGCTGCCCGTAGCTATTATCCCCCCAGGCGTACAGCTGTCCGTTATTCTGCAGGGCATAAGCCCGGTATCCGGCATTCCATATCTTTGTCCAGCTTTTTACCGAAGAGATTATCACAGGTGTGGCTGAACTGCTGCCCACACCATTGCCGGCCATACTGCTGCCCCATTGCCATAAGGATCCGTCTTTCTTGAGACCCACAGAAGCGTATTCACCAGCCTCGGCCTGAACCCAGTCTGCAGTATTGCCTATCCGGGTAAAAGCCGTCACACCTGCACTGTACTTGGTGGCGATCCCCAGTTGTCCCCTGCTGTTATCCCCAAGTCCCCACAGCGTGCCGTTATTCTTCACGGCAAGTATTGAGCTATTAAACACACTGACAGACCGCCAATCCCTATTCTGGCTCAGCTGGAGCGGAGCATTAACGGCAACACTTGGAGCACCTTTATTAATCTTCTGCCAGCTGTCCTTGCCCCAGAACCACAAGGTACCGTCTGTCCGGAGGCCTACGGTGAAGCCTAGGTCTGATGGGGCAATCATCTTCCAGGTGCTGCCGGCCATCAGCGGTTCAAATTCATATGCCGCCGACCGGCCAAGACCGCTTGGTGCCTGGTCGCCATAGCGGTAGCTCCAGAGACTGCCGTCTCGTTTGAGTGCATACAGTTCCTCGCGGCTGCCGGTAATGGAGCTCCAGTCCCTGTCACTGCCAAGCTGCTGGTTGTGGATTTCATGGATCTCGTCACTTAGCCACAGGCTGCCGTCACCTTTCAGCGTATAGGTTCTCCAGTCGGTAAATACCTGATCAAGGATGGAATTGACTGGTGCCGCAGCATCAGGTGTTGTTTCTTCTACCAGCGGATTCTCATAGGGCAGCGGAGTGTATGCTGAATCCGACAGCCCGTTCCCGCGCTGGCCCCAGGTGTTGGTTCCGTATGTCCATACCCCGCCATTCTCATCCAGGGCAACCCCGAAGTTGCCCCCTTCATCCGCATCCGTTAATTTCACCGGACAATTATACTGATCATATTGATCAAGGCCGGTATTCCATTTCCAGAATGAACCGTCACCGCGCACCATTCCCGACACGAACTCCCCTGTCAGGCTTACCACCTGATTCATCTCGCTTAAGAGCTCAAATCCGATAGATTCCGAATTCTGATCCTTGCTTAGCCGCCAGACGGAGCCGTCCTTCTTCCGGACAACTGAATAGTAACTGGCTGCAATCTGGTCGAAATCATGCTCACTTCCGATGCGGACCAGCTTACCCGTGTTGTAATCGGTCGGAACTATGTTCCCCATTCCCCAGAGGCTGCCGTCCTTCTTCAATGCGAGCAGCCCGTCACTTCCGACGGATACATCCGCCCAATCCTTGTCACTGTTAAGCTTGCCGTTTCCTATTGTGCCCTGGAGTACATTCACGCCGAACTGCCAGAGTGTTCCGTCTTTGCGGATGGCCGCGAGCCCCCCGCCGCCAGCAGAGATCATGGCCCAATTATTATCCTTGCCGTAGCGGAGCGGCGTACTCCGGTCGACCAGCGCCGGGTCCTGCCAGGCAATATACTTATTCCTCACATTGGTTCCCCACATCCAGAGGCTGCCGTCCTTCTTGATTGCCGCCGATAAAGTATCTCCAGCCGCGACAGATACCCAATTCTTCTCCGCTCCAACTTGAACCGGTGCGCTGCGGGAGATGAAGCTGCCATCCCCAAGCTCCCCGCTGCTGTTGTCACCCCATGCCCACAGGGTTCCGTCTGCTCCTACGGCCAGCACATGTCCTGCACCGGCAGAGATGTTCACAACCTTCGGCAATGCGGAAGCATCCGCCGCCCGGACAGCAGGCGCGGATAATACGGTGCTGCATAGCATGGTGAGGATAAGCAAAGCTGTGCACAATGATCTTTTCCAGAGATGACTCATAAATTTCCCCCAGCGTATGTATCGGATGCGATAAGCTATAACGCTTATACCCGTGTATTATAATCCCGGAGGCTATAACCAGAATATGACAAAAATCCTCCCTGATTACTCAGAGAGGACCGTTAAATCTGTGATATACCAGGCATCACACGCGAAATGCTCGGAACCCGCCAGCGGGGCATCCAGCAGCTCAAATCCGTGTTTGAGATAGAAGCGGTTTGCCGCCTCCATGCTTTGCAGTGTCTCCAGGTAACACTTACGGTAGTGCTGTGAGGCAAAGCCGAGTGCCGTCCGGAGCAGTTCACCGGCAATGCCTTTGCCGCGGATTCCGGAGGCCAGATACATTTTCTGCAATTCACAGATCTGCTCCGGACCGTCAAAAGCGGCAATTCCGCATCCGCCCAGCACTGTACCCTCTTCCTCCACAATCCAGTAAGCCCGGTTATCCGCACTGCTATAATAGCTATGTAAGTCATGCATGCTGGCATCCGCCCACGCCAGTCCCTCGCGGTTGCCGCCGAATTCAATCAGGCATTCCCTGATGATCTGTTCAATAGCTGCGTTGTCTGCATGTGTTATAGGCCTGATTGTTAACATATGCTAATCCTCCTGTTGAATGATATCAGTCACATTAGCATATTCCGCTGCTGCTGTCATCCCTGGAAAGGCCTTATGATAATACATGGGTATCCCAGGATACAAGAATGCCCTAAGAAATTCCTTGCTGAACGGCCGGGGGAAATTCATTCCTGCTAAGCCAAGTCTAGTCAACCCATTGCCGGCCCTTATGGACATCACAGACCTTATTTGCTCAAAATAGGCCTTTTGGGCGGTTTTACGGACACCACGGCCCTTATCCGCGGCTTTTCGTGGGCTAACTCGGCTTTTTCGGTGAAGTAACGGCGCTGGTGTCCGCAAGTCCGCACTCTGGTGCCTCTCTGCAGGCTTAACGTCTCTCCTGTCCATAACGTGTAGCTAGTCACTTGAACAACCTTTATATGACGGGCAACTTTCTTATACAGAGGGCCAATTCAGTCCGTCTACCTGCGCGGCAGCTCATTAAACATGATTTTCCGCTTAAAGGTGAGGCATTCGGCCGCTGGCATCCCTACAGTTTCAATATCCCCTCTACCGGCTCCCCTTACTTTAAATTTTTTTAGTTCAATCAAATTAAATAAATTGAAATAAGAAACTTTAGAAAAAAGAGAGTCGGTAGTGGGGGGGATATGTAGGGGCACTAGCGACCTCCTGAGTTACAGAATGTTCACCATAAACAGCGGTAATCATCAATAAATTTGGGCATAACAGCGGCCGGAAATCCAAAACTCATTTTCAAGCGGAAATCATCTACAATGAGCTGCCTTGCGCAGGTAATTGGGTTGAATGTGCCCTCCATTAAGAAAAGCAGCCAGCCATGCAACGGTTGTTCAAGGTACCAGCTTAGCGTTACGGACATGAGCGACGTTAAGCCTGCGGAAAGGTACCGGAGTGTCGTTCTTACGGACATCAACGCCGTTATTTCAGCAGAAAAGCGGAGTTTGTCCATGATAAGTGGCGGATAAGGGCCGTCATGTCCGTAAGCCCGCCCGAATGACTTTTTTGGAGCGAATAAAGGCTGTGGTGTCCGTCAGATATGGATTGTACTTGAACCAGAGAGACGGCATTTGCTCTCTATAACCAGCCCCACCCTGAACACAATAGAATGAATTCCGGCCGTTCAGCAAGAAGCCCCTTGGGCATTCTTGTATCCTAAATCAACATATAGCTTTCCAGTTCAATCTATTTAGTATGTTTTCATTATAAATGAATATGTAATGATAATATATCATGATATATTTAGTTATGTTTGATGCTTTTTAAGTTAGAATTGCTTATGTTAAACTATTATAAAGAAAGGCTTTAAACCTAATAAGCTTTATACAGAGGAGAATTAGATGTCTGACAAGATAGATTACGTTCTGGAATTGAACCAAATCCGGGAGACGCTTGGGTACGATTTTCTTTCGTTAGCCTTAGCATATGATGGTGTTCTACGCTGGAGATATGCCTCTGGTAATATTAACGAGGGTTATAAACGAATTGTTTTACATTCAGGAAGAGGGATTGCAGAAGTGTTTCGGACCGGAAGATCCATACTTATTCCTTCATTTGATGAATATCTGCAGCCGGGCGAGCTCTTCAATTATCCGATTTCAAGAATGGAGAATCTAAAGAGCATAGGGGTGGTACCTGTATGGAATGATTTACGTGTTGCAGGCGTGCTGCTTGGCGGGTTCCGCGGGAAGGAACGAGTCACCCCCGAAATGCTGTATGCCCTGGAACAGGTGTCCAATAAAGGAATCGGAGAATTTAACGGGAAAAATTTGGTTTGAAGTACGCCCAGCTTACCCGCAACAGTGGTAAAATCGTGACCTTTACATTGAGATCCTCACAGCAGGCCCAGCCCTGCATCAATCCGCCTCATCCGGGACTTTCCGCTAAGCAGTCCTCCTGATATACTGAAATTTGCATAACAGCTTGCTGAAGCCGGATGCAACATGAATTCATGAGGAGCGGATACTTTGAATAAACTTGTATTTTTCCTTGGCCCGGGCGGGGCAGGCAAGACTACACTGGCGAAGACCATTGCCTCACGCCGCCCGGCATCAATCTTTGATATGGATATTCTGCTCCGCCCGGCAGCAACCGCCATTATGACGATGCACGGGCTGGACCCGGATGACCGGGATTCGGACGAGTATAAAAGCTTATGCCGGGACCTCGGTTACCGTATCACTATGGATGCTGCACTGGATAATACCGGCCTGCAAAGTGATATATTCGTGGTCGGACCCTTCACCAAGGAAGCAGCCGACCCGGAGTGGATCGGCCGTGAGCTGGCGAGCGCCGGACTTGCGCTGAATGAGATTGAAGTCAAGGTCGTGCTGGTCAGTCTGTCTGATGCAGCAGCATACCGCGAACGGATTGAAGGCAGACACTCTCCTCTGGACGGCTGGAAGTTCGCACACTGGGAGCAGTTCAGCGCTTCCCTGGGCAAACGTACGGTGGCCTGGCCGCTTCCGGAAGATCGCGTACTGCAGTTTGACAATTCTGCCCAGGACCGTAACGCTGCAGCAGCGGCTGTAGAAGCATTTATTTACGGAGCGCTGCCGGCCGGACCTTGAACAGCATTTGTTTTTGCTTTAGGTTCCACAGGCTCACCTTTTACAATTCCATAGTAGATTCTGTCATCGTATTCGCCGGTATCCTGATAGTAATAGCTTTGTCTGAAAACACCTTCGCAGCTCATCCCCGCCTTGCGCAGCACACCGCCTGAAGCGCTGTTTCTCCCGCGGTGAAATGCCTGCAGCCGGTGCAGGCCCGTCTCTGCGAACGTATATGTAATCACAGCGGACAAGGCTTCACTGGCATAACCTTGCCGCTGAAAGGCTCGTCCGATGCAATATTCTATATCGGCCATACGATGTTCCCCTTCCACACTGCAAAAGGCAATCTGCCCGATGCATTCTCCGCCCTCCTGCTGGATTACCGCCCACCTGTAGAAAT encodes:
- a CDS encoding peptide ABC transporter substrate-binding protein, which codes for MSLTFTGGTSSASASQADKVLRIGLGTLPGNLDPAAVADDASATVVKGMFEGLVRLNQAGLAVPGIAKSWMVSSDGRTYTFTLRGDAKWSNKQQVLASDFEYAWKRALAPEAGNVYAFNMYAINNAEQYHQGILKDASQIGVKALNNTTLQVTLKEKTAYFLQLLAESIYLPVNQKAVKANRNWAAGMTSMVNNGPFKLKQRTAEAITLVKNPDYYAAKDIKLSEVHLQLPKLGTANPTAAFVNKEVDWVGGGGEEQLDYSIMNYGTSRLVYGAPYATNYYYMFNLNQAPFSNLKIRKALAMALDREQLYGNPAYGVIPPAIHGVKGSFRSEVADQAYFTMDIAAAKQLLAEGLREEGLSKLPSFSIIMNEGEGHENIAKRVVTAWNRNLGIEATIELQNWTLLLENRRNQNFMMARAGWSADFNDPASMLEPFTSWSADNDTGWSNSQYDGYIKQAKQTADPAQRMQLYAKAEKMLIDQMIILPLYYCVADVAHNPLLKNVYIDYDGSIAFARGSWL
- a CDS encoding YitT family protein, with the protein product MKTNELQQGMQQILKVLLGTLIVSLGVLILKRSEITTGGTVGLSLSLSYWLGSSFPLTYCLVNIPFYVLSLFKMGWRFTASTLFAVSSLSLMSAAAARLPQFVLPGWFGAIIGGCIMGLGMSYLFLNGSSLGGSNILALMFQKKFGWNPGKVMFVLDGLIIAGSFYSIGLFKSIYSIASIVILSYLISLFKSRFAVPVKAPARTAVLPAAEGFTTTIL
- a CDS encoding GAF domain-containing protein — translated: MSDKIDYVLELNQIRETLGYDFLSLALAYDGVLRWRYASGNINEGYKRIVLHSGRGIAEVFRTGRSILIPSFDEYLQPGELFNYPISRMENLKSIGVVPVWNDLRVAGVLLGGFRGKERVTPEMLYALEQVSNKGIGEFNGKNLV
- a CDS encoding discoidin domain-containing protein; this translates as MRNKYVIWSLVVTLLFSTLFLAAGPLNFTFAAGGQNLTPGKTITSSGQSQTYSPDNVKDGNQDTYWESTNNAWPQWIQVDLGSLTAIDQLVLKLPSGWETRTQTLAVQGSTNGTTFTDIVASANYVFNPPVNGNSVTVNFAAVSTRYVRLSFTANTGWPAAQLAELEIYGSASATPAPTATPVPAGTYEAEAAALSGGAKVNTDHTGYSGAGFVDGYLNQGPATTFTVNVTAAGTRNVTLKYANASGSDKTLSIYVNGTKIRQTVLPNLANWDTWSTKTESLVLNAGSNTIAYKYDSGDTGNVNLDLIIAAEGVNATPTPSPSATPAVTPSPTPVSTPTPVVTPSPTPVPTPTVTPSPTPVPTATVSPGGNVAAGKAISASSSTQNFIAGNANDNNTATYWEGSSNPSTLTLDLGANHNITSVVLKLNPATEWGTRTQNIQVLGHNQSTTAFSNLVSAQAYTFNPATGNTVTIPVTATVKRLQLNITSNTGAPAGQIAEFQVYGTPAPNPDLIITGLSWTPASPVETSALTLNATVKNNGSAAAAATTVNFYLNNELAGSAPVAALAAGASATVSVSAGTRTAATYPLSATVDESNLIIEQNDSNNSYTSPTALIVAPVASSDLTGTATWSPGNPVANTNVAFTVNLKNQGTIASAGGAHGITLVLKNSAGATVQTFTGSYSGVLAAGASVNVSIPGSWTAVNGNYTVTTTVAVDANEVATKQANNVNTANLVVYALRGASVPYSRYDTEDATRGGAAALRTAPDFDQALTASEASGQSYIALPSNGAYAQWTVRAGQGGAGVTMRFTMPDSADGMGLTGALDVYVNGSKAKTIPLTSYYAWQYFSGDQPGDAPSAGRPLFRFDEVHWKLDTPLQPGDTIRIQKNNGDSLEYGVDFLEIEPVPAAISRPANTVSVTDYGAVAGDGQDDLAAFNSAVTAAVAGGKTLYIPAGTFNLSSMWVIGSVSNMINNFTVTGAGYWHTNLQFTNPNAAGGGISLRILGKLDFSNVYMNSNLRSRYNQNAIYKGFMDNFGNNSIIHDVWVEHFECGMWVGDYAHTPAIYANNLLVENSRIRNNLADGINYSQGTSNSTIRNTNVRNNGDDGLAVWPSNTFGAPDGVNNTFSYNTIENNWRAGGIAFFGGSGHKADHNYIIDTVGGSGIRLNTTFPGAHFNNNTGILFSDTTIINSGTSRDLYDGERGAIDLEASSDPIKNVTFTNIDIINTQRDAIQFGYGGGFSNIVFNNININGTGLDGVTSSRFSGAHKGAAIYTYTGNGSATFNNLTTSNIAYPSLYYIQTGFGLLIQ
- a CDS encoding GNAT family N-acetyltransferase encodes the protein MLTIRPITHADNAAIEQIIRECLIEFGGNREGLAWADASMHDLHSYYSSADNRAYWIVEEEGTVLGGCGIAAFDGPEQICELQKMYLASGIRGKGIAGELLRTALGFASQHYRKCYLETLQSMEAANRFYLKHGFELLDAPLAGSEHFACDAWYITDLTVLSE
- a CDS encoding AAA family ATPase codes for the protein MNKLVFFLGPGGAGKTTLAKTIASRRPASIFDMDILLRPAATAIMTMHGLDPDDRDSDEYKSLCRDLGYRITMDAALDNTGLQSDIFVVGPFTKEAADPEWIGRELASAGLALNEIEVKVVLVSLSDAAAYRERIEGRHSPLDGWKFAHWEQFSASLGKRTVAWPLPEDRVLQFDNSAQDRNAAAAAVEAFIYGALPAGP